A window of the Limanda limanda chromosome 8, fLimLim1.1, whole genome shotgun sequence genome harbors these coding sequences:
- the sycp3 gene encoding synaptonemal complex protein 3 — MASARKQVRRKQVEEKCDKVFDFTEEKKKEMSGSEDEAIDGQTPTVDKVPKKRGASDMEEASCAVGNEVQTMLEKFGADISKVMQAKKKRLECLTKSYMKGSQHKLEQLWSNYHSQRQKMSQQYSQQVSTALQQWETEAQRAEEQEEKLNNLFRQQQKILQQARVVQNQKLKTVRELYEQFVKNMEDMEKSHDSFLQGAQQELRKEMATLQKKILMDTQQQEMATVRKSLQSMLF, encoded by the exons ATGGCGTCAGCGAGGAAACaggtgaggaggaaacaggtggaggagaaaTGTGACAAAGTGTTTGACTTCactgaggaaaagaagaaggagatgaGTGGATCAGAAGATGAAGCGATAGATG GTCAAACTCCCACAGTGGACAAGGTACCAAAGAAACGAGGTGCATCTGATATGGAGGAGGCTTCATGTGCTGTCGG AAACGAGGTCCAGACGATGCTGGAGAAGTTTGGAG CTGACATCAGCAAGGTGATGCAGGCCAAGAAGAAACGTCTGGAGTGTCTGACAAAGAGCTACATGAAGGGAAGTCAACACAAGCTGGAGCAGCTGTGGAGCAACTATCACAGCCAGAG gcagAAGATGAGTCAGCAGTACTCGCAGCAGGTGTCCACCGCGCTGCAGCAGTGGGAGACTGAAGCCCAGcgagctgaggagcaggaggagaagctcaaC aatCTGTTCCGACAGCAGCAGAAGATCCTGCAGCAGGCCCGAGTCGTGCAGAACCAGAAGCTGAAGACGGTCAGAGAGCTGTACGAGCAGTTTGTGAAG aacatggaggacaTGGAGAAGAGCCATGACAGCTTCCTGCAGGGAGCCCAACAGGAGCTGAGGAAGGAGATGGCCACCCTGCAGAAGAAGATCCTCATGGACACA CAACAGCAGGAGATGGCCACCGTCCGCAAGTCGCTGCAGTCCATGTTGTTCTAA